The nucleotide sequence ACAACATATACAAACTTCCCCCCCCAAATTTAGAGCCTTTAAAAGAAAAAATGGACAGTGTTGGATTGAAAGAACAAAAAACTAAAGTCGTAAGTGATTACACTATTACATTTTATTTTTCAGAAAATGTTGCAGAAAATCTAATATGGTGGTGGAAAGCATATGAAGAATACTTTAATGATGGCATTGCTGAGCCTAAAAATAAGTTTTACTTTGCGTTACTTATTGGAGTAAGCCAGATAAAACCAGAAAATATATACGTAATCAGTCTGGGGAAGTCGCATTTTTATCTAAATAAGTTCATATTGAAAGATTTTGGAATTAATTTTGCAACGAGAATTGGTGATGAGAAAACGACATTGCTTAAGAAAAGTCGCTATTTTGCTGGAAGTAAGAGAAATGATATTGCATCGTACACAAATTTTGTACCCAACAATTATGAGCCAGGGGAGTCAGTCGATCACATAAAAATTAAAGCTGCTGATGAAAATGAATGGGGGAAGAAGAATATAATTCTAGCAGATTCTATTCAAATTGATAGTGAGCGTCGCATTGAGGATATTGCTGAACTTTTTGATAAAATTGAGAGTGCGCTTGCTGGTGAGGAGTTAATACAACTGCCAAAACTTGAAGAGGTAAAAGATGCATCAATCATTAAATCTCTTGATGAAGAGCTACTTGAGTTAATAAAAAACGATAACGCAGAAATAGTTCTTGAGGAGTTCACTTCTTACGGGACTCATATTAATTTCAGATCTGAAATTTACGATTGTACTATATTCACAAGGGTTGGAAATGGGCCAATGGAAAATCGGCATGATTTAGGCGGTAGTATAGCAATTGATCAAATTTCTGAATATTTAACAAAAAACTCTGCAATAGATGATATAAACACCGTGAAAATAAAATTCAGGTCAGAGTTTGATTTCACCAAGGATTTAAAAGAGTTAATAGATTGCAGGCTGAAAGATCATTATCTATTAAAAAATGGTGATTGGTATTATTTTAATCAACGATTTATTGACTACTTGAAATATTCCATTGAAAGCATCGAGCATGAACAAATGGATGATCTTGACGAAGAAAAATATTTAGAGTGGAAAGAAGAAAAAGAAAAAATAATTGTTGAGGCTGAAGCAGAAGCAGCTGCTGGAAATGATGTTGAGTTTGATATGTTGACATATAGAGAATTCTATTTCAATGAAATGCAATCATTAACAAATGGCTATGTATTGCTAGATAGAATTACAGTAAAAGTTGAATCAATTTTAAAGGGGGGAGAAAGTACTCTGTAGAAATTGCTGACTTATATAAAAATGAAGAAATTATATCAGTCAAAATATCTAATGATAAAATTGACTTAATATATAATATTGCCCAATCAATTGCAGCATCCACTGTGATTCAGAAGAATGCAGCTGAATGTACATACTCCGTCAAAACAGCTGCGCTATGGTTCGTATTTGACAAACCTATTGCTAAGCTAACTGAATTTAACTCTCTTCCATTTCTTTTGGCTGTCGAGTCATGGAAGAAATGCATAGCCGGCTTGGGTTTGAAGCCTAAAGTTTACATATCACAGCATGTGAATAAGGTTAAATAATTTTTCCATAACTAAATACATTAACTGATGCGGGACTTGTTCCACAAATCAGGGCTTGCGACCATCCGGTAGAATGGCGGCATGAGCAAGCCCCTTCCGCCCAAGTACTCATTAATTTCCAGACCAATAACCAGTCACTCTGGTCTGACCCGCTCTACGGGGTCACTAACTCAAGATGGTACATGCTGACATATGGAAGATTGGATCTGGCGTGATACTGACCGGCATACGCCAACAGACAAGAAAGACCGGGCATCGAGCATGATGCCCGGTCTGGAGAGAGAACAATTTCCTCATCAACATTACCTTATCCCGCTCACTGATCCGCCAAGACCAGTTATCGTGTCTCCTGCCGCCAAGCAGAGAACACGGCACATCACTGCAATGGGCCGCCAAGCCCTTCCCCCGAAGGGGCACACACATTTTCCACCGCTGGCAGTTTTCGAGTACCGTTCATCTGGTTCACGCCTCCCTTGACTGATTAGGTCTCGAGATTTGCTCAAACTCTACTCTCCGCCGCTCCCTCTCTTGCGCCGTCCCGGGTGCCAACCCGGTCAAATGGCCGTCAGAGATTCCCACGTTAGCTGATTGTGTCGAAACCACGATTCAGGAATACGTCATTTCAAAGTGAAGGCATCGCATACGCTTACCCAGTTGCCCAGTTTCTGTCGCGCGATGTTCCATAGCCGCAACTTACCCGCCCTCACTCGTCATCAATGAATCACCCCATACAAGGGCGTACCCAAGGTTTCTCACTGCGATAAAGGGGACTCTCACCCCTATTTACATGCTTAAGCTATCCAGCGACCCATCCATTACGATGGTGCCATGTACCCAGGACAGAAGGTGATGCCCCCCTGTGTATTTTTACCCCGGTACACCTACGCCATTTCTGACGCATCAGCAGCCTGCACGCACAGTCTTCGTCACGCCGTTCATTTTCAAACGCCCCGAAGTCCGGATTTTCACCGGTTCACAATCAGCAGGGTTGGTCTGCGTTACCGCAGCTCCCGTTTCCGTGTCGCCCAACCTCGTAGGAGGATCGGGTCGAACATGGCATGTCTGCCACTAGCGCCCGTTTCAGCCGCACCAGCCAGCGTTACCCGGCATGCAGCTAAGGCGGTGTACGAAAAGTTGGCAGCTTTTCGCGTGTCTTTCGACATGTGTGTGTTTGCAGGTTGGCGTCCTGCGTTTTGCCTCCTCACCAGGGTAAAGGGGCATAACGCAGAACACCGTGCATGCGAGCCGGCCAGATCTTCACCTGGCTGCCTGCCCTGAAACACAACGTTCCTGATGGTGTATAGCGAAATGCTCTGAAAATCTTGGAACATCATTACGTGCAGGTCGCAGCTACCGAATCACATTGCAAGGACATAGGTTTTCTTCGCTATACAGTGCATCGCCACTTGAATGAGAAAACTTGTATGTCTGCTTCAACACCCATCGCACGCAACAAAACCGCAGCACTGGTCCGCATCGTGGACAGCGTTCCGAAAGGCTATCACCGCTACACGCACGGCACTGTTGCCGCGAGCAAAGCCGAAGCCTTGGCGAGGAAGTTTCATGCTCTGTACGGGATTGGCTGCTCTCCAGCCCAGCGACTGACGCGTAAGGGAAAGGGCTTAGCTAATGCCGTGTTGGTCATGTATTGGCCCCTGGCTGCAGAAAAAGTGGAGTGGCTACTGCTGGCAACGGATGGGGAAGGACTGGAGCAGGAAACCTTGCAGGATGTCGGAGATAAACCGTACTTGAATTGGCTTGGGTATGAGCTGGTACGCCAACCCAGCCGAGGCAGGGCTGCGTGGACATGGCGACGGTCAAAACAGGAAATGGAAGAACTGCATACTCTACTCGCGATGCAGGCGAATCGGAAAAACAAAGCCGCGATAACGGAAACACTGGAACGCATCGCCAGGCAGCCTGGCTTTCATGGCGTACGAACCCAGTCATGGGCACTATGCGAGGCGGCGCTACAGCGCGGATACGATGGCCCACTGCCGCACCTGTTTTTTGTGCAAAAGATAAGTCATGGAGAGCGGCTGGCGTTGGGATAACTTACAGGTGTCTGCCTGCTCTCTCGAGGTATCTACAGATACGCAGAAGATAAACCAAAAAGCTGCTGTAAGCTTTGGCTCAGTGTTATCACCAGCGGCAGGTAGTGTTGTTTGTGATGTAGTTGATGCCGAGGTAACTTTCGGGGTAGATACAACAGTGAACTTGATCTACTGCAAAGCAAGAGATGTATCCTTGAATCATCTCTTATATGCATTTAGGATTGCATGTATGGTAGTGAGAAAATTTTTCGATAAGTACTAATTTTATTCATTGAGCTTGAACAAAAATTATGTTTAGGCCTGATTATTTTGGGATCAATTCAATGATTGATTACGAAACGGCATCTAGAAATTTAGTTAAAATTACTAGTGACTATAATGAGTTGGGTGTCAAAAATGAGGCTGAAACACGTTTTCACTTTATTGATTCATTTCTCACGCAGTGTTTAGGTTGGGATAAGTCAGATATTGATCTTGAAAGATATTTGAGTGGGGAGCGTAGCGATTATGAATTGGGTTGCCCTATTGCTATTATTTTAGAAGCAAAGCGAGATGCTGTTGTTTTTGACATCCCAGTAAGAAAACGGGGTGAAATGATTGTTCCTATCCGCCAATTAATGGATCTTGGCCAGGAGGCGAAAGCTGCTATTGAGCAGGTTCAAGGTTATTGTGCACGCCGTGGAGTAAGGTATGCTGCTATTTGTAATGGTCCTCAATTAATTTCTTTTGTAGCAACTCGGACGGATGGAAAGCCTCCCTTGGAAGGACGTGCTTTTGTAATAGATGGATTTTCACAAATGCGTAGTGAATTCTCCACTATTTTTAATTTATTGTCTCCATTGGCTACAGCATCTAATAAATTGCTTTCATATTTAGATGCAAATGGAATTGCAGGCATTCCTGAGAAAATTTCAACAAGGCTTCCTAATCATCCTTCCTTCAGATATCAAAATGAATCGCAAAGTAGCTTGCGTATGATTGCCGAGCTTTTGTTGGAGGATGTTGCCCGAACAGATGATCTCGAACAGCGCTTTTATCGCGAATGCTATTGTGATAGTGGGCCATTGGCTCAAGATGCATTGGTGAGCAAGAATCTATTAAAAACTAGATACGCCGCATTATTTCATCCTAGTGAAGAAGCGCCTGTTGTTGTTCCTGTTAAGTCAAAAGATAAAAGTGCTTCATCAGAGATATTGGCAGAAAGCCTGTCCAGAAGGCCAATTATCTTATTGGGTGATGTCGGCGTTGGTAAAACTTCATTTATAAAAAATCTGATGCTCGTTGAGGCGGAAGAAGAGTTTAAAAAGTCAATCTATATTTATTTGGACTTGGGAGTTAATGCATTTTTGCATGGTGGATTAGAGAGTTATGTCAGAAGTGAAGTTGAGCGACAATTGTATGAAAAGTATGAAATTGATATAAATTCAGAGAAGTTTATATACTCGGTTTATGGTAATGATATCAAGAGGTTTAGAACTGGTCTGTATGGGAGATTGGCGGAGTCAAATCCAGCCTTGTATGAAGAGAAGTTGCTTGACTATCTTAGTGGCAAGTTGGAAAGCAGCGAGGAACATTTGGGACTGGTTGTTAAACATATTCAAAAGTCAACTAGCAAGCAGATTATTGTTATCTTTGATAATGTTGACCAAAGAGAGCTGGAGATTCAACAGCGAGCATTTATAGTTTCACAAGGCGTTGCAGAGCATTGGGGAGCTATTGTCTTCTTGTCTGTAAGGCCGAATACTTTTCACCAATCTAAGCGGGCAGGCGCACTTTCTGCATATCCGAATAAAGTTTTTTACATCATGCCACCCAGGCCTGAAATGGTCTTGGAAAAAAGATTGATTTTTGCACTTAATGTGGCAGAGGGTAGGTTGCCAATTGAGTCTATTTCAAGTGTCAGCCTTAATCTAGAAGGAGTTTCTACTTTTCTTAAAGCACTGCTCTATGCTTTAAGAAAAAATCCGGCTGTTGCAGAGTTTTTATCTAATATAACTGGTGGTAATGTAAGATCAATGATTGATTTTGTTACAAAATTCACGGGTAGTCCAAATGTGGATAGTGATAAGATTATTGAACTATTTGGTTCCTCTGGGGATTATTTAATACCAGTTCATGAATTCTCTAAGGCAGCCTTGCTTGGTGATTATTCGCATTATGATTCTCACTCATCTTGGGCGATGAATATTTTTGATGTTAGATTTCCTGATGCAAGAGAGCACTTTTTGTGCTCACTAATTTTGGCATATTTGAATTATGATTCATCTCATCGAAATAGAGAAGGTTTTGTAACTGTTAAAAGAATACAGCAGGAAATGCAATCTCACGGATTTTCAATTGAGCAGACTGAAAATGCATTGATAAGAATGACTAATAAAAAATTGATTGAAACAACTCAGCGTATAACTTTCGAAGAAAATGCAGGTGTCGAACATATAGAAGATTTCACAGATGCGTTTCGTGTAACAACTATTGGGGCGTATCATCTAATTCGTTGGTCTGGTACTTTTGCATATCTTGATGCGATGGTTTTTGATACGCCAATTTTTGATGCTGAAGTGGCTAAAAGATGTGGGCTTAATATCGAATCGTTTGATATTAAGCATAGATTTTTGCGGACAACAAATTTTAGAGATTACTTGTCTCACATGTGGGATGCGTCAGCTATTTTTGTACCATATTTTAATTGGAAATCTCTCGCGGATGCAGGCGAGCCAACTTTTGACAGCGTCCAAAGTTTCATTAGTGGAAATAGGACTAACTTCGCTTCGGGGAAAGGGAAGTCGTCAAGACGTCGGTAATTCTTTATTGGTTATAATTTACGTTTATCGTATGTTTATTCGGTGGCGCGTGATTGTTATCAATACTTCTGTGAGCTTCTTGGTGAATAGTTATGGTACATGTTATTGATATTTAGTCTGAACAATAAAATCATGTATTAGTCGCACAGAGAAGGAGAATGAGTGTCAGGATTTTGCGGATAGAGCTGGGAAGACTTCTAAACCGGAGTACTTCCCATTTTTTTGTGACGTAGCTCTTATTGCTTATCCGCCCGAATGAACTCCACCTCCGGGAAGGTGATGCGCGACAGGATTTCCAGTTTCTTGTCGATCGGCAGTTCACCCCGGTATTTCTTCACCACTGCTGACGCTTCCTGATTCACCTGTCTGTTCTGAATGGTTTCGATGCTGGTGATATTGCTGGCATGGCCGGTGATGGTTTCCGCACTGACCACGCCCAGCACCATCGCCCGGTGCAGGAAGGTGGAGCGGAAGGCGTGCATGCCGACAATACGGGCATTCGGGGTTTCGTCGCGTAGCCCGATTTCCTGCAGGAATTCGGTGAACCATTTCATTGCCTTGGGCGAGGCGCGGCCAGCAGCGGTCGGGAAGGCCTGGAACAGCAAGGTATCACCACGTTTCTTGGCTGCCGCCACATAGTCGAGGAAGCCCAGCTCAATCAGCTTGGGATGGATGGGCAGCTTGCGCTTGGAGCCACCGGTTTTGACCGATTTGTCGATGCGGGCGTCACCTTCGGATTCGTCTGTGATGTCCATATACCAGATGCCGGTCTGCGCATCTTGGGTGATATCGACCTGCGGGTTCAGCTGACATAGCTCATTTACCCGTGCGCCGGTAAATAGACCCAGATGCGGAAGCCAGTATTTGTGGGCCATGGCTGGCCGTTGGGCGAAACGTGCCATTTCCGGCCCTTCAAACAGGCGTTTCAGCTCTGCCGATTCAAATGCCCGCTGCCCACCCTCAGGGTCGCGGCGGGAGCCGAGGTATTGCACCCCTTCGGTGGTGAGCGTCATCGGCCAGCCGTGGTCCTGCCACTTGCGGCGGCAGTATTTGATGAACGGCGTCATCACGGCGAGGTAGGTGCCGTCGAAGGTCCCCTTGCTCATCTCGCCGCGCTGCTGCTTGGCCAGTTCCAGTGGGCGCAGTTTTTCCTGACGGCAAATGTCTTTCCAGCGCGGTGGCAGAGTTTGCACGGCTTCGAAGTAAGCCTCCAGGTCGGTTTGCTTGAGCAGGCCGATGGGCTTGTCCCCGATGATGTCGACCAGCAGCGGCATCACTGCCGTCACCTTGCGTAGCATCGCCACCTTGTCCAGTTTCTGGTAGTAGGCCAGATAGCTTTGGGTGACTTCTGACAGCATCGGCGTTTCCAGCCGTTGCGCCATCACCGGCGTCGGCACTTCCTTGCCGTCATAGCGGCTGAGCAGTTTCTCGTTGGTGCGGATGGCCATGCGGCCATAGGCCAGTGCCAGGCGGCGCATTTCGGGTTCAGTGGCTTTGAGCTGGTAGCGGTACAGCCGCAGGAATTGTTCCAGAGGGCCACGCAGCAGTTCGTAGTCACCAATGGCTACTGCACCCTTGAGGATGCGGTTGGCCTCGGTATAGCCGGTCTGGTATTCCTCGATTTCGTCAAGCGTGTAGTGGCCGTTTTCGCGGCGTGCTTCGTCTCCAGCCAGGCTGGCAGCCTCGGCATGCAGGCAGATGGCGTCGATTGCTTCGGGGGTGAGTGCGTCGATGTGAGTGATAGCGGCGAGTTGCGTACGCGCGTAACGCTCCGCCTGCCGCTGTCGCTTGTCTTCCCATTCGGTCGTCAGACGGGCTTCTTCGGCACGATGGCGCTCGACGGCCGTGCGGTAGTCCTTGGTGCGTAGTGAAAACGTGATTTCTTTTTTGCCGGGATAGCAAACAAGAACGTCAGTCGGGATGCGACGACGAAGATAGTAGGTGCCGGATTGGGGGTGGCGTTGCAGGCCGGTGGGTAACATTGGCATGGTTCATTGAGTTCCGATCCAGAGTATAGGGAACCAGGAAGAAAACTGAACTCATTACCGCCAATGTGTAGGAGTGTTGTGTAGAACTCAGGGGCTAAAAAGCCTTGCTATGCCTGAATTTACTGCAAAATCAACACTTTAGATGGGTCTGGCGGAGAGGGAGGGATTCGAACCCTCGGTACGCTCGCACGTACGCCTGATTTCGAGTCAGGTACATTCGACCACTCTGCCACCTCTCCGACTCAGAGCGACGAATTCTATGGTTAGTCGGGCCGGCTGTCAATAGCTTGATCGCTTGGCTGCGCATTGTTTTTGACAGTGATGCCACCGGGTCCGGCTTGAGCTGCGGATTGGCTGGCGAGTATCACTGTGCCGGCTGGTGAAGGGCTGTGCTGGAGGGGGCGTGGCGGGCTTGTTACACTGGGCACAACCGCCATCGCGTGCCGGGTGCTGCCGCTGGCGACATAACAGGGGATTGTGGTGCGACTATCAACAAGACTGAATGACATTGCGCCGTTTCAGGTGATGGCCATTCTGGAGCGGGCCCGGGCCTTGCAGGCGGCGGGCAGGGATGTGATTCATCTGGAAGTGGGCGAGCCGGACTTTGCCACGCCGGCAGCCATTGTCGAGGCTGGCCGGCAAGCATTGAGCGAGGGCCATACTTTTTATACTGCCGCGCAGGGCTTGCCCGCCTTGCGTGAGGCGATTGCGGCATTTTATCTGCAGCGTTATGGCGTGGAGGTGGATGCGCGCCGCATCATCGTGACGCCGGGTGCGTCAGGTGCGCTGCAGATTGCCTTGTCCTTGCTGGTGGACCAGGGCGACCAGGTGCTGATGGCGGATCCGACTTATCCGTGCAACAGGCATTTTGTCAGCCTGCTGGGTGGTGAGCCGGTCTGTCTTGCCGTGGGACCGGAATCCCGTTACCAGTTGCTGGCCGGGGATGTGGATGAGGCCTGGGCCGAGCGCACGGTGGCGGCGATGGTGGCCAGCCCGGCCAATCCGACTGGCACCTTGTTGACGGCGGCAGAACTGGCCGCCCTGAGCGCCAGCTGCAAGCGCCATGGTGGCAGCCTGATCGTGGACGAGATTTATCATGGTCTGACCTATGGCTGTGATGCAGCCACGGCGTTGGCGGTGGACCCGGATGTGTTCGTGATCAACAGTTTTTCCAAGTATTTCCAGATGACCGGCTGGCGGCTGGGCTGGCTGGTGGTGCCGGATGCTTATGTCGAACCGGCGCTGCGGCTGGCGCAGAACCTGTTTCTGTGTCCGCCGACGATGGCGCAGCATGCGGCACTGGCGGCTTTTCAGCCGCAGGTGATTGCGGAGCTGGAGCAGCGTCGTGCCGAATTTGGCCGGCGGTGCGATTTCCTGTTGCAGGCATTGCCGTCGCTGGGCTGGAAGCTGCCAGTGCAGCCGGAGGGGGCTTTCTATCTGTATGCGGATGTGAGTGACGTTACCGATGACAGCTTCGCCTACTGCGCACGGCTACTGGAGGAGGTGAATGTCGCCATTACGCCAGGGGCGGATTTTGGCTGTTATCGTGCCGCACAGCATGTGCGGGTAGCTTATACCACCAGTATTGAGCGACTGACTGAGGCGGTGGCGCGTATTGCTAGCTTGGCTTAGACCGCCGGCAAAGCTTCTTCTGAGGGCACCTTGATTGCCGTACTGGGTGTTCTGTCGGCATCCGTGCGCCTTGGCCCAGATACTGTGCGAGGGTTTGTTCGCCGCTCTTGGCGCTGCGTGTGTCAGACGTGAAAAAGGCTGCCTTTGTGGCAGCCTTTTGCATGGTGCAGGTGATGTCAGTGATGAATATCCAGGGTGACATCGCCGCGTTCTTCCGCTACCGATTGCAGGATTTCCAGCAGGGTGGCGTAGAGGTCGGCACCCAGTTGCTGGCGGGACTGTTCGGTATCGCGCCAGATGATTTCGAAGGGGCCGCTGACATCTGCACTCAGGCTGTCGTACAGCGCATCCAGATTGCGGCCGAAATGCGCAGGCAGATGCAGCTGGCGGGTCAGCTCGTCATAGAACTGTTCCAGCGAAGTGATGTGATGAAGTTCGCAAATGCTTACTGACATGCTGGCACCTCGATAAAGCGCTGGTAATGGTCGAGAGAGACAAAACGCTGGCCGGCGCGCGAAAACACCAGTCGATAGGCACCGCGCTTGCCTCCTTTATAGTTCAGATCGGCTTCCTGCCACTGCCCCTTGGGCAGCTGCTTTTCATAATTGCCAAAGCGGTCGCCGCCTATCGACTTGCCTTGCAGTCCGGGAACGGCCCACAGGCTGCGGCCGGGTTGCCAGCCAGCCTGTTGCGCCTGGCGCTTGGTGAGGAATTGATCCGGCAGCCTGCCGCTTTGTCCCAGTGTTTGCAGCACGGTGGTCAGTTCCCGTGCGTCCAGCCGGTTGCCGGCTTGCTGATTGACACTGCTGGCAACGCTGGCGCATTGCGGCAAGGCCCAGGCGGCAGGGGCGAGCAGGGCGCTGAGCAGCAGGCTCGGGATGGCACGGCGTAGCAACATGATTTACTCCAGGTTCAGGGATTCGACAGCGTAGCCATGGCCGATCAGCAGCGGCAGCATGGTTGCCATCGCGTGCGGGTCTTCCGCTGTGGTGATGAAACGGTAGCAATGATCACCGACGCTGTCACTGCCGTGCAGTTGCAACAGCGAATCGACACGGCGGGCGATGGCCTCGGCCGGGTCGTACAGGGCGATGCTGTCGCCGGTGAGTTCGCGAATCAGCGGTGACAGGAAGGGGTAATGGGTACAGCCCAGCGCGATGTGGTCGATGTTTTCCTGCAAGAGCGGGCGGACAACCTCAGCCACGCGGCGGCGGGTGAGGGTGCTGTCCAGTTGGCCTGCTTCCACCTGTTCCACCCAGCCCAGCCCCGGCCGGCGCAGGACTTCTACCTCGCCGGCATGTTTGTCCAGCAGTGCCTGTACCCGCTCGCTGGCCAGCGTAGCCGCGGTGGCCAGTACGGCAATGCGGCCGGTGCGGCTGGCTGCCGCTGCCGGCTTGATCGCCGGCTCGACCCCGACGATGGGAATGGGCAGCTGCTGGCGCAGTGCCGCCACGGCTGCCGTGGTGGCGGTGTTGCAGGCCACCACCAGCAGGCTGGCCCCCTGCTGGTGCAGGTAGTGGCCGATTTTCAGGCTGCGCTCGATGATTTCGGTCTTGCTGCGGCCGCCATAGGGGCAGTAGGCCTGATCAGCCAGATAGGTAATCGGCCAGGCAGGCAGCGCTGTTTGCACGGCGCGCCAGATGGATAGCCCGCCCAGGCCGGAGTCGAACATCGCAATCATGCTGTGCTTAGTTGTTCTGGATGACGATCTTGGGAAACTTGCCGGAGAAGTCCTGCGCCTTTTCACCCACCTTGACTGCCAGCTTGCGCGCAATGTCCTTGTACAGGGTGGCGATGGCTCCATCGGGGTCGGCCGCAACCGTCGGCTTGCCTTCATCCACCGCCAGGCGAATGCCCATGTCCAGCGGCAGCGAGCCCAGCACTTCCACACCAAAGTCGGCAGCCATGCGCGCGGCACCGCCCTCACCAAAGATGTGTTCGGCGTGGCCGCAGTTGCTGCAGATGTGAATGGCCATGTTTTCCACCATGCCCAGGATCGGCACGCCTACTTTCTGGAACATGGTGACGCCCTTGCGCGCATCCAGCAGGGCGATGTCCTGCGGGGTGGTGACGATCAGCGCGCCGGTAACCGGCACTTTTTGCGACAGCGTCAGCTGGATGTCGCCGGTACCCGGCGGCATGTCGATGACCAAGTAATCCAGATTGTCCCAGCGGGTGTCGTTGAGCAATTGCTGCAGCGCTTGGCTCACCATCGGGCCGCGCCACACCATGGCCTGGTCGGCATCCACCAGATAACCGATGGACATGGTCTGGATGCCGTAATTGACGATGGGCTGCAGGCTTTTGCCATCCGGCGTTTCCGGGCGCTGGCCTTGCAGGCCCAGCATCAGCGGCTGCGAGGGGCCGTAGATGTCGGCATCCAGAATCCCCACGCGTGCGCCTTCGGCTTGCAGCGCCAGGGCCAGATTCACGGCGGTGGTGGATTTGCCCACGCCACCCTTGCCGGAGGCCACGGCGATGACATTCTTGACCCCGGGCAGTAGCGGCACGCCGCGCTGTGCGGCATGGCTGGTGATCTGGCTGCGCACCGTGACCTGCAGCGTACGGCCTGCTGCAATGGTTTGCAGGGCGGTTTCGAACTGGCTGCGTACCAGCGCAAACTGGCTGGCCGCCGGGTAGGCAAGTACCACGTCCAGTGCCAGTTGCTCGGCACTGATCCTGATGTTCTTTACCGCCTTGGCGGCAACATAGGGTTTGCCGGTATTGGCATCGAGCAGGCCGGCAACGGCCTCCAGTACTTGGGCATCGGTCAGGGTCATGGTGTCGGCTGCGCTATCTGCGTCCGGTTTGGCACCGAACAGCTTGGTCAGTTTGGAGAGCATGGGGGCAATAGGGATGGGTGGAATACCCGACAATTTTACTATGTTTTAGCACGGGTGCGTTGCTCCCGTTGCGCCAGCTGGCATGTTACTCCCGCCTTGCCCGAGTGGCTATGGCCATCGCTTGGTGGCCGGTCGCTGGCTGTTATTGATTGCTTCATCTCGAAAGATTTTGCCGTAAGCGCTTGATAAGCGTAGAATTAGCCCCTTTTTTTTCACGCCACGGTACGTATTTCGCGTGTCGTCCGGCACCGGCTCGGCCCTGTCAGGCCATGGCTTTGCTCTTT is from Aquitalea aquatilis and encodes:
- the murI gene encoding glutamate racemase; this translates as MIAMFDSGLGGLSIWRAVQTALPAWPITYLADQAYCPYGGRSKTEIIERSLKIGHYLHQQGASLLVVACNTATTAAVAALRQQLPIPIVGVEPAIKPAAAASRTGRIAVLATAATLASERVQALLDKHAGEVEVLRRPGLGWVEQVEAGQLDSTLTRRRVAEVVRPLLQENIDHIALGCTHYPFLSPLIRELTGDSIALYDPAEAIARRVDSLLQLHGSDSVGDHCYRFITTAEDPHAMATMLPLLIGHGYAVESLNLE
- the apbC gene encoding iron-sulfur cluster carrier protein ApbC; translated protein: MTLTDAQVLEAVAGLLDANTGKPYVAAKAVKNIRISAEQLALDVVLAYPAASQFALVRSQFETALQTIAAGRTLQVTVRSQITSHAAQRGVPLLPGVKNVIAVASGKGGVGKSTTAVNLALALQAEGARVGILDADIYGPSQPLMLGLQGQRPETPDGKSLQPIVNYGIQTMSIGYLVDADQAMVWRGPMVSQALQQLLNDTRWDNLDYLVIDMPPGTGDIQLTLSQKVPVTGALIVTTPQDIALLDARKGVTMFQKVGVPILGMVENMAIHICSNCGHAEHIFGEGGAARMAADFGVEVLGSLPLDMGIRLAVDEGKPTVAADPDGAIATLYKDIARKLAVKVGEKAQDFSGKFPKIVIQNN